Proteins encoded within one genomic window of Ammonifex degensii KC4:
- a CDS encoding DUF5615 family PIN-like protein — translation MKFVADESVDRQIVEHLREAGHTVLYVAEAEPGIHDEAVLGLARREKALLLTADKDFGELVFRQRRLASGIILIRLAGLPPDRKANIVLMVVEKHGHNLPNCFTVISPEMVRFRQLEKKD, via the coding sequence ATGAAGTTTGTGGCTGACGAAAGCGTCGACCGCCAGATCGTGGAGCACCTTCGCGAAGCCGGTCATACTGTTTTGTATGTGGCCGAAGCAGAGCCAGGCATCCATGACGAAGCTGTGTTGGGCTTGGCAAGGCGAGAAAAAGCCCTGTTGTTAACCGCAGATAAAGACTTCGGTGAACTTGTTTTTCGTCAGCGTCGGCTCGCCTCGGGGATTATCCTTATCCGCTTAGCCGGGTTACCTCCAGACAGAAAAGCAAACATTGTACTGATGGTCGTCGAGAAGCACGGACATAACCTGCCAAACTGTTTCACTGTAATCAGTCCCGAAATGGTTCGTTTCCGCCAGCTAGAAAAGAAAGATTAG
- a CDS encoding DUF433 domain-containing protein — protein MQKYQGLIVSDPKIMMGKPVIAGTRITVELILEKLAAGETIEQILEAHPRLTREAIQAALAFAADALRSDVVYPINEAAK, from the coding sequence ATGCAAAAGTACCAGGGACTAATCGTATCGGACCCGAAGATTATGATGGGCAAGCCGGTGATCGCCGGGACCCGCATTACCGTGGAGCTTATCCTGGAGAAACTAGCCGCCGGCGAAACAATCGAGCAAATCTTAGAAGCCCATCCCCGGCTTACGAGGGAAGCAATTCAGGCTGCTCTAGCCTTTGCCGCAGATGCTCTTAGGTCAGATGTAGTCTATCCCATTAATGAGGCGGCAAAATGA
- a CDS encoding ABC transporter ATP-binding protein, translating into MKILECQGLAAGYGSRTVVLVEELKAHKGELICFLGPNGAGKSTLLKTVAGLLAPLGGAVYLKGERLEKVSLKERASALAVVLTDRRLPGLLTVFEAVALGRHPHTGLLGKLSRRDEQVVWESLRLVGAEELASRFYGDLSDGEKQKVLIARALAQEPEIMILDEPTVHLDLQHRAGIMSLLLRLCREKGITVFLSLHEVDLALRGAAYVVLVHEGKVLGMGPPEELLTAETVSRLYGPGAGEFDPVTGAVELRLPAEGPLVFVVAGGGKGAKVLRALAKRGYRLACGVLPENDVDAFVARGVGAELITVPAFAPVGKEVLELARPYLERAQAVIDTGFPLVPATEGNRALLRWAADAGKPLLSLRPEGFPPGERAADLTALLQILKDLFASA; encoded by the coding sequence TTGAAAATTTTGGAGTGCCAGGGACTGGCGGCGGGCTATGGCAGCCGCACGGTGGTGTTGGTAGAGGAGCTAAAGGCCCATAAGGGGGAGCTCATCTGCTTCTTGGGGCCTAACGGGGCCGGCAAGTCCACCTTGCTCAAGACGGTGGCCGGGCTCCTGGCCCCTCTGGGAGGAGCGGTCTACCTCAAGGGGGAGAGGCTGGAGAAAGTCTCGCTGAAAGAAAGGGCCAGCGCCTTAGCAGTGGTGCTCACCGACCGGCGCCTGCCGGGGCTTTTGACCGTTTTCGAGGCGGTGGCCCTTGGGCGCCACCCCCACACCGGCCTGCTGGGGAAGCTCTCCCGGCGGGACGAGCAGGTGGTCTGGGAGAGCCTGCGGCTGGTGGGGGCGGAGGAGTTGGCCTCCCGCTTCTACGGCGACCTGAGCGACGGGGAGAAGCAGAAGGTGCTCATCGCCCGGGCTCTGGCCCAGGAGCCGGAGATCATGATCCTGGATGAGCCCACTGTGCATCTCGATCTGCAGCACCGGGCCGGGATCATGTCCCTGCTCCTTCGGCTTTGCCGGGAAAAGGGGATTACGGTTTTCCTCAGCTTGCACGAGGTGGACCTGGCCCTGCGGGGTGCGGCCTACGTGGTGCTGGTGCACGAGGGGAAGGTGCTGGGAATGGGGCCACCGGAGGAGCTTCTGACGGCGGAGACCGTTTCCCGGCTCTATGGTCCCGGTGCCGGGGAGTTCGACCCGGTGACCGGCGCGGTGGAGCTCCGGCTCCCGGCCGAAGGCCCCCTCGTCTTTGTGGTGGCGGGAGGGGGCAAGGGGGCCAAGGTGCTGCGGGCCCTGGCCAAGCGGGGGTACCGGCTGGCCTGCGGGGTGCTGCCGGAGAACGACGTGGATGCCTTTGTGGCCCGGGGTGTGGGGGCGGAGCTCATAACCGTTCCCGCCTTTGCCCCGGTGGGAAAAGAGGTTTTGGAGTTGGCCCGGCCTTACCTTGAAAGAGCTCAAGCGGTTATAGACACCGGTTTTCCGCTGGTACCGGCGACCGAGGGGAACCGTGCTTTGCTGAGATGGGCAGCTGACGCCGGAAAACCTCTCCTTTCCTTACGCCCGGAGGGATTCCCCCCAGGAGAGCGGGCGGCGGATCTGACCGCGCTCCTGCAGATACTGAAGGACCTATTCGCCTCCGCTTAA
- the fdnG gene encoding formate dehydrogenase-N subunit alpha, with amino-acid sequence MRKISRREFIKYAGLGVAALSLLGSVGKEDLVFSQEAVSALPKLRRAKETRSVCAYCGCGCGLIVYSEDNRVVYVEGDPDHPINEGSMCPKGIALSDTNTIVNRQHRRQLNPQRITKVLYRAPGSTYWEEKDWDWALREIAKRIKATRDATFEEKDEKGVTVNRTQAIAHLGSASLDNEENYLIHKFLRSLGVINIDHHARLUHSTTVAGLANTFGRGVMTNHFIDYKNSDVVMVIGANPAENHPQAMKWILRGKAERGTKLIVVDPRFTKTAAHADIYAPIRPGTDIAFLLGIINYALEHNLYFHDYVVNYTNASFLVDPNFKFEDGLFSGATTKDGQFVYDPTTWQYQKEGDKIKRDPTLQDPNCVFQILKRFVSRYDIKTVCRITGTPEDVYRQVCELYCSTGRPDKAGNIIYAMGITQHTYGSQNVRAVAILQLLLGNVGIAGGGINAQRGESNVQGSTDMAMLFHLLPGYLSCPDATKHPTLKDYIAKETPKTSFWSNTPKFLISQLKAWFGPKATPENEFCYQWLPKLDGKDHSHMAIFQSMAEGKIKGFFAWGQNPAVGGPAAEATRKAMEKLDWLVVVDLFETETAAFWKRPGADPRKIKTEVFFLPAAFSYEKEGTVTNSGRWIQYRWKAVDPPGDAKSDLWIVDRLFKAVREEYRKGGRFPDPILNMVWDYDAPGSEEPDINKVALEINGYEVDTGKPLPGFAKLTNTGSTACGCWIYAGYWAPDPDLGVVAAKRRDRTDKSGLGLYPKWSFAWPANRRIVYNRCSCDPSGRPWDPARALVYWDGSKWVTNDVPDFGAKDPATGADVPPEKSAQNPFIMVPEGVGRLFGAQYGPRAAALKDGPLPEHYEPIESPVRNLMSKQQNNPVAKIYKGEGATRGEPEKYPYVLTTHRLVEHYQSGAVTRNSPWLTELMPEMFVGISPRLAAKLGIKPGDRVVVLTARGKIYGRASVLPTLQPLKVDGKEVEVVALPWHWGYQGMAPGDSANVVTALFGDPNTFIPEYKALLCDVRKA; translated from the coding sequence ATGCGAAAGATCAGCCGCCGCGAGTTCATCAAGTACGCCGGCTTGGGAGTGGCTGCTCTAAGCCTCCTGGGTAGCGTGGGTAAGGAAGATCTGGTCTTTTCCCAGGAAGCGGTTAGTGCCTTGCCCAAGCTCAGGCGGGCTAAAGAGACGCGTTCCGTCTGTGCCTACTGCGGCTGCGGTTGCGGCCTTATCGTCTACAGCGAGGATAACCGGGTTGTCTACGTGGAGGGGGATCCCGATCACCCCATAAACGAAGGCTCCATGTGCCCCAAGGGCATCGCCCTCTCCGACACCAACACCATAGTCAACCGGCAGCACCGGCGGCAGCTCAACCCGCAGCGGATAACCAAAGTGCTCTACCGCGCGCCCGGTTCCACCTACTGGGAGGAGAAGGACTGGGACTGGGCTTTGAGGGAGATAGCCAAGAGGATAAAAGCCACGCGCGATGCCACCTTTGAAGAAAAGGACGAGAAGGGGGTAACGGTCAACCGCACCCAGGCGATAGCCCACTTGGGCAGCGCCTCGCTCGACAACGAGGAGAACTACCTCATCCACAAGTTCCTGCGTAGCCTGGGAGTAATCAATATAGACCACCACGCCCGTCTCTGACACTCCACCACCGTGGCCGGTCTGGCCAACACATTCGGTAGAGGAGTAATGACCAACCACTTCATCGACTACAAGAACTCCGACGTGGTGATGGTGATAGGAGCCAACCCGGCGGAGAACCACCCGCAGGCGATGAAGTGGATCTTGCGGGGGAAGGCGGAGCGGGGCACCAAGCTCATCGTGGTGGATCCCCGTTTCACCAAGACGGCGGCCCACGCGGACATTTACGCTCCTATCCGCCCGGGCACGGACATCGCTTTCCTCCTGGGGATAATCAACTACGCCCTGGAGCACAATCTCTACTTCCACGACTACGTGGTCAACTACACCAACGCTTCCTTCCTGGTGGACCCCAACTTCAAGTTCGAGGACGGCCTTTTCTCCGGGGCTACCACCAAGGACGGCCAGTTTGTCTACGATCCCACCACCTGGCAGTACCAGAAGGAAGGGGACAAGATAAAGCGCGATCCCACTTTGCAGGACCCCAACTGCGTCTTCCAGATCCTGAAGCGCTTCGTTTCCCGCTACGACATCAAGACGGTCTGCCGCATAACCGGCACGCCGGAGGACGTTTACCGGCAGGTCTGCGAGCTTTACTGCTCCACCGGCAGGCCGGATAAGGCGGGTAACATCATCTACGCCATGGGCATCACCCAGCACACCTACGGCAGCCAGAACGTGCGGGCGGTGGCCATACTGCAGCTCCTCCTGGGGAACGTAGGGATAGCCGGGGGCGGGATCAACGCCCAGCGGGGCGAGTCCAACGTCCAGGGCTCGACCGACATGGCCATGCTCTTCCACCTCCTGCCGGGCTACCTGAGCTGCCCCGATGCCACCAAGCACCCCACGTTGAAGGACTATATCGCCAAGGAGACCCCGAAGACCAGCTTCTGGTCCAACACGCCTAAGTTCCTGATAAGCCAGCTCAAGGCCTGGTTCGGGCCTAAGGCTACGCCGGAGAACGAGTTCTGCTACCAGTGGCTGCCCAAGCTCGACGGCAAGGATCACTCGCACATGGCCATCTTCCAGAGCATGGCGGAGGGGAAGATAAAGGGGTTCTTCGCCTGGGGGCAGAACCCGGCGGTGGGAGGCCCGGCGGCTGAGGCCACACGGAAGGCCATGGAGAAGCTCGACTGGCTGGTGGTGGTCGACCTCTTCGAGACCGAGACGGCGGCCTTCTGGAAGCGTCCGGGAGCCGATCCTCGCAAGATCAAGACCGAGGTCTTCTTCCTGCCGGCAGCCTTCTCCTACGAGAAAGAGGGCACGGTGACCAACAGCGGTCGCTGGATCCAGTACCGCTGGAAGGCGGTAGACCCGCCGGGGGACGCCAAGTCCGACCTCTGGATAGTCGACCGGCTCTTCAAGGCCGTGAGGGAGGAGTACCGCAAGGGAGGCAGGTTCCCCGATCCCATTCTGAACATGGTGTGGGACTACGACGCCCCCGGATCCGAGGAGCCGGACATCAACAAGGTGGCCCTGGAGATCAACGGGTACGAGGTAGACACGGGCAAGCCTCTGCCCGGTTTCGCCAAGCTCACCAACACCGGTTCCACCGCCTGCGGCTGCTGGATCTACGCCGGCTACTGGGCTCCCGATCCGGATCTCGGGGTGGTGGCGGCCAAGCGACGCGACCGCACGGACAAGTCGGGTCTGGGGCTTTATCCCAAGTGGAGCTTCGCCTGGCCGGCCAACCGCCGCATCGTGTACAACCGCTGCTCCTGCGATCCTTCCGGGCGTCCATGGGACCCCGCGCGGGCGCTGGTGTACTGGGACGGCAGCAAGTGGGTGACCAACGACGTGCCCGACTTCGGGGCCAAGGATCCGGCCACCGGGGCGGACGTTCCTCCGGAGAAGTCGGCCCAGAACCCCTTCATCATGGTGCCCGAAGGGGTGGGGCGGCTCTTTGGCGCCCAGTATGGTCCCCGGGCGGCAGCGCTTAAGGACGGCCCCCTGCCCGAGCACTACGAGCCCATCGAGAGCCCGGTGCGCAACCTCATGTCCAAGCAGCAGAACAACCCGGTGGCCAAGATTTACAAGGGTGAGGGCGCGACGCGGGGCGAGCCGGAGAAGTACCCCTACGTCCTCACCACCCACCGGCTGGTGGAGCACTACCAGAGCGGCGCGGTGACGCGCAACTCTCCCTGGCTTACCGAGCTCATGCCGGAGATGTTCGTGGGGATCTCTCCCCGGCTGGCGGCCAAGCTGGGCATCAAGCCCGGCGACCGGGTGGTGGTGCTCACGGCCCGCGGGAAGATTTACGGGCGTGCTTCGGTGCTCCCCACCCTGCAGCCCCTAAAGGTGGACGGCAAAGAGGTGGAGGTGGTGGCCCTGCCCTGGCACTGGGGCTACCAGGGGATGGCACCGGGCGACTCGGCCAACGTGGTCACGGCCCTCTTCGGCGATCCCAACACCTTCATCCCGGAGTACAAGGCGCTCCTGTGCGACGTCCGGAAGGCATAG
- a CDS encoding 4Fe-4S dicluster domain-containing protein — MPKAVLVDLTKCIGCRSCMVACKQWNDLPAERQGFVNDWATPRDTTAETWTVVKYYIKDKDGRVVWRFIKRQCMHCVDPACVKACFSGALRKTPEGPVIQDPSRCIACLYCFNACPFHVPRYRTGGKGPVIMQKCRFCFDPGGTYDRVGQGQAPACVRACPGGALKFGERDALLKEAKDRIAQNPGRYVNQVYGESEFGGTSWLYLSDVPFEELGFPGAARPAMVSLLTWTPLAAGLWLAAREA; from the coding sequence ATGCCCAAGGCTGTTCTGGTGGATCTCACCAAATGCATCGGCTGCCGGAGCTGCATGGTGGCCTGCAAGCAGTGGAACGACCTGCCGGCCGAAAGGCAGGGCTTTGTCAACGACTGGGCCACGCCGCGCGACACCACGGCGGAGACCTGGACGGTGGTCAAGTACTACATCAAAGACAAGGACGGCCGGGTCGTATGGCGCTTCATCAAGCGGCAGTGCATGCACTGCGTGGACCCCGCCTGTGTGAAGGCCTGCTTCTCCGGGGCTCTGCGCAAGACCCCGGAAGGGCCGGTCATCCAGGACCCCAGCCGCTGCATCGCCTGCCTGTATTGCTTTAACGCCTGCCCCTTCCACGTGCCGCGCTACCGCACGGGCGGGAAAGGTCCGGTGATCATGCAGAAGTGCCGCTTCTGCTTCGACCCCGGCGGCACCTACGACCGCGTGGGGCAGGGGCAGGCGCCGGCCTGCGTCAGGGCCTGCCCCGGAGGGGCCTTGAAGTTCGGCGAGCGGGACGCGCTTTTAAAGGAAGCCAAGGACCGCATAGCGCAAAACCCCGGCCGCTATGTGAACCAGGTTTACGGGGAGAGCGAGTTCGGCGGCACCTCCTGGCTTTACTTAAGCGACGTGCCCTTCGAGGAGCTCGGTTTCCCCGGCGCGGCCCGGCCGGCGATGGTGTCGCTGCTCACCTGGACGCCGCTGGCGGCCGGTCTCTGGCTGGCGGCGAGGGAGGCTTGA
- a CDS encoding formate dehydrogenase accessory protein FdhE, whose amino-acid sequence MPWERMGRLYHTLASLAIPRREVEGVSPDGERGIPLLYLNPPSFSREEWLKAAGQVAAVVAEHRPDWREEAERVKLCLERSRLQWEDFLPALLRQEEKAYRRFKDFLCRHRLDKEVAGFIFHHALKLCLRGYASSFRPQDFKNWQQGSCPVCGRYPHLARLKEREGRLLYCSLCEAAWPYPRLGCPFCGHSSPEGEELLAWEGTPYRVYLYSCCGSYLKAVVETGAVDRPFDPVKVEGETLPLDLAAWREGFSPAALSLFPAFTFEKGLRERR is encoded by the coding sequence TTGCCCTGGGAGCGGATGGGAAGGCTTTACCATACCCTGGCTTCTCTGGCCATTCCCCGTAGGGAGGTCGAAGGGGTATCCCCCGATGGGGAGCGGGGGATACCCCTTCTCTACCTCAACCCGCCGTCCTTTTCGCGGGAAGAGTGGCTGAAGGCCGCGGGGCAGGTTGCGGCAGTGGTTGCGGAGCACCGCCCGGACTGGCGGGAGGAAGCGGAGCGGGTGAAGCTTTGTCTTGAGCGGTCGCGCCTGCAGTGGGAAGACTTCCTGCCCGCCCTCCTGCGGCAGGAAGAAAAGGCTTACCGGCGCTTCAAAGATTTCTTATGCCGCCACCGGCTGGACAAGGAAGTGGCCGGATTTATCTTCCACCACGCTTTAAAGCTTTGCCTGCGCGGCTACGCTTCTTCTTTCCGCCCCCAGGACTTCAAGAACTGGCAGCAGGGGAGCTGCCCCGTCTGCGGGCGCTACCCGCACTTAGCCCGTTTAAAGGAAAGGGAAGGAAGGCTTTTATACTGCAGCCTCTGCGAGGCAGCCTGGCCCTACCCCCGCCTGGGCTGCCCTTTCTGCGGACACTCCTCTCCCGAAGGAGAAGAGCTACTGGCCTGGGAGGGAACTCCCTACCGCGTTTATCTGTATTCTTGCTGCGGGAGTTACCTCAAGGCGGTAGTGGAGACGGGGGCGGTTGACCGGCCCTTCGATCCGGTGAAGGTGGAGGGGGAAACCCTGCCGCTGGACTTGGCCGCCTGGCGCGAGGGTTTTTCCCCTGCCGCCTTAAGCCTTTTCCCCGCTTTCACTTTTGAGAAGGGACTTCGCGAGAGGAGGTAA
- the ymfI gene encoding elongation factor P 5-aminopentanone reductase: MEGQRFLEGKVALVTGASRGIGAAVALALAQSGAAVAVNFCRSAAQAEEVARRCREWGVKAQAFRADVTDPEEVRRLFAAVSAELGPVSILVNNAGMGLRRLLVDTSDEEWEKLLRVNLSGPFYCCREALPFMIRQRWGRIINIASVWGITGASCEAAYAATKGGLIALTKSLAREVGSAGITVNALAPGPIETDLLREELAPEELAALAEAIPSGRLGRPEEVAAACVFLASPAAAFINGQVLGLDGGWAPF, from the coding sequence GTGGAAGGGCAGCGATTCTTAGAAGGAAAAGTAGCACTGGTGACCGGGGCCAGCCGGGGGATCGGGGCGGCCGTGGCCCTGGCCTTAGCCCAAAGTGGGGCAGCGGTGGCCGTGAACTTCTGCCGCTCAGCTGCCCAGGCGGAAGAGGTGGCCCGTCGCTGCCGCGAATGGGGGGTAAAAGCGCAAGCCTTTCGCGCCGACGTCACCGACCCGGAGGAGGTGCGCCGCCTGTTCGCCGCCGTGTCCGCGGAGCTGGGGCCGGTATCCATCCTGGTGAACAACGCGGGAATGGGGCTGCGCCGCCTTCTGGTGGACACCTCCGACGAAGAGTGGGAGAAGCTTTTGCGGGTCAACCTCTCGGGTCCCTTCTACTGCTGCCGGGAAGCCCTCCCCTTCATGATAAGGCAGCGCTGGGGGAGGATCATAAACATCGCTTCCGTCTGGGGCATCACCGGGGCTTCTTGCGAGGCCGCCTACGCCGCCACCAAAGGGGGGCTCATCGCCCTCACCAAGTCTTTAGCCCGTGAGGTGGGAAGCGCGGGAATAACGGTGAACGCCCTGGCTCCCGGCCCCATCGAGACCGACCTTTTGCGGGAGGAGCTTGCCCCGGAAGAACTGGCCGCCCTGGCCGAAGCCATACCCTCCGGGCGTCTAGGTAGGCCGGAAGAAGTGGCGGCGGCCTGCGTCTTTCTAGCCTCTCCGGCCGCCGCCTTCATCAACGGTCAGGTTCTGGGGCTAGACGGGGGCTGGGCCCCCTTCTAG